A region of the Methanobrevibacter sp. genome:
GGCTTCCATTACTCCAGTAATTGATGGGATAAAAGAACTTGTAAAAGAAGAAAAACCAGTTTTAGGAATCTGTAACGGGGCTCAAATTTTAGGGGAAATAGGTCTTGTTCCAGGCATTTTCATCACTAATGAATATCCCAAATTCAATTGCGAATGGGTTGATTTGAAGGTTGCAACTTCAAGGACTCCATTTACAAAGGCATTCAAAACAAATCAAACAATCGCTCTTCCTATCGCTCATGCTGAAGGAAGATTTTACACAGAAGACATTGATTTGTTGAAAGACCAGGATCAAATCGTTTTGCAGTTTGAAGGCAAAAACCCTAACGGTTCTATGGAAGCTATCACAAGCGTATGCGATGAATCTGGTTTGGTGTGTGCAATGATGCCTCATCCTGAAAGAGCCTGTGAAGACTTGTTTGGTTCTGATGATGGTTTAAACTTCTTTAAAGGATTTTTATAAGTGATTTGGATGGTAGTTTATTTAATTGGTGCAGGTCCGGGGGATGCTGATTTAATAACACTTAAAGCTGTAAAGGCATTGAACAAGGCTGATGTCGTTTTGTATGATTATTTGGCTAATGAGGAAATATTGGCCCATGCACCCGATAGTGCAGAAAGAATATATGTCGGTAAAAAAGCGGGCGAACATTATAAGACACAGGATGAAATCAATGAATTAATCATCGAGCAGGCTAAAAGCCATGAAAATGTTGTAAGGCTTAAAGGAGGAGATCCTTTTGTCTTTGGTCGTGGCGGTGAAGAGATATTGGCTTTAATGGAACATGATATCAAATTTGAAGTAATTCCTGGAGTGACTTCAGCTATTGGAGCGCCGACTTCACTAGGGCTACCTGTAACTCACAGGGCAGTTGCAACATCACTCACTGTTGTAACTGGTCATGAGGACCCAACAAAAGCAGAAAGTCAAGTTCATTGGGACTATACTGCAGATACATTAATTATTTTAATGGGAATTGGAAATATCAAGGAGAACACTGCTGAAATTATGAAATATCGCTCAGCCGACACTCCGGTTTGTGCCATTGAAAGCGGAACATTGCCTGATGAAAATATAGTTTTCGGTACATTGCGTGATATTTCGGATAAAAAAATCAACACTCCTGCTATTTTAATTATTGGGGATGTTGTAAAGCTTTATAAGGACATTTATGATTATCAAGGTGATTAGATGTGTGGAATTGTAGGTTGTATATTGAAAGATGATGAGGATGTAGCGCCTATTCTTTTTGACTGTATTTCTAAATTGGAATATAGGGGTTATGATTCGATAGGTCTTGCGACATTTTCAGATGGAAAAATCCACATCAAAAAGGATAAGGGAAAAATAGATGAAGTGAACAGAAGTTTGGATTTAACAGACATGCCAGGTAATTTTGGA
Encoded here:
- the purQ gene encoding phosphoribosylformylglycinamidine synthase subunit PurQ; this encodes MKIGVIRFPGTNCDRDVAQAIELAGLTPEYIWWSEEKLTDYDGIVIPGGFSYGDYLRAGAMASITPVIDGIKELVKEEKPVLGICNGAQILGEIGLVPGIFITNEYPKFNCEWVDLKVATSRTPFTKAFKTNQTIALPIAHAEGRFYTEDIDLLKDQDQIVLQFEGKNPNGSMEAITSVCDESGLVCAMMPHPERACEDLFGSDDGLNFFKGFL
- the cobA gene encoding uroporphyrinogen-III C-methyltransferase: MVVYLIGAGPGDADLITLKAVKALNKADVVLYDYLANEEILAHAPDSAERIYVGKKAGEHYKTQDEINELIIEQAKSHENVVRLKGGDPFVFGRGGEEILALMEHDIKFEVIPGVTSAIGAPTSLGLPVTHRAVATSLTVVTGHEDPTKAESQVHWDYTADTLIILMGIGNIKENTAEIMKYRSADTPVCAIESGTLPDENIVFGTLRDISDKKINTPAILIIGDVVKLYKDIYDYQGD